The sequence below is a genomic window from Polaribacter vadi.
GTTCTGGCCATTTTTCATCAGGAATATGACTATTAAAAATAGGTCCTAATAAAGAATCTTTTCTAATTTTGCCATAAAACTCATGCACAAGAAATGAAACATCTTTTCTAGTTTCAATAGTTTTCATAAAATTATTATTGGTTTACTGTTTCTATAATTTTTGCAATTGTTTCTTTATTATCAACTCCTAAACCTTCTTGTTGATGAACCAATTCTCCACCAGGATTAAAAACACTTATAATGTTTGAATGTGAAAAATCTAAGGGTGAAATCTGCTTATATTTTACAGCTAAAACATTGGCAAATTCTCTAACATTGCTTTCTGTTCCTTGTAAAAACGTCCATTGTTCTCCATCTATATAATTGTCAACAGCAAATTGTTTTAGTTTTTCTGGTGTATCATTTTCTGGATCGATGCTAATAAAAACAAACTGAACATCGTCTTTATATTCTGCTGGAATTTTTTGCTCAATATTTCTCATATCACCAGTTAATCTTGGACAAGCAGCTTTACAAGTAGTATAAACCATGACCATAACTAAAGTTTTACCTTTTAGTTCTTTTAAGGTGATGGTTTTACCTTCTTCTGTATTCCAACTTGAAGTTAAATTAAAAATAGATTCTTCAGAAATCTCAGTACTTAAAACTTTTTTTGATGCTTTTGAAAGGAGTCTTAAATCCATTTCACAAACAGGACAAGTACCTTTTTCTGAATAGACTTTTTCACCTTCACATTTCATTGGACATTGATATTCAATTTTAGCTGTCTCGTCTTTACTTTTTTTATCACAAGAAACTAACAATGTGAGTGTTGTAAATAATAGAATGAATTTTATTGATTTCATAATTGTTTCTTTAATTATCTTTTACACATCTAAAACCTAGGTTTTTCATGGTATATTTTGCTTTTAAACTCCCTCTAATTGCATAACGCATAAACGCTGCATAATTCATTAAATCTGTTGCATTTATAGCTGCACTTCCACAGAATAAATTACTATCCTTATCTACATCTTTTCTAGATTCTCCTGTAATTAAAACAGAATTAAAATCGGAGGTCCATTCCCAAACTAATCCATGTAAATCGTACACTTGCCAATAATTTTTAAACGTTGAACCAATTGTTTGATTAAATGTTTTTGGTTTTTCGTACCAACTTAATATAAATTGGTTGTAGTTTTTTAAGGATCTAGCATCTGGCATCGTTTTATTTGCCATTGCAACATACTCCCATTCATCTACAGTTGGCAATCTTTTTCCTTGATTTTCACAATAACTTTTGGCTGCAAACCAAGATATATTTGTGATGGGTGAATTCAATTTTTGATTTGCATTTAAAAGTGTATCATTTTGCCAATCTCTTAAATAACTTTCATCAACAAATAATTTTATGGCTTTAGATCTTTGCCAATTTGGTTTTTTTTTCACATAATCCACATACTCTTTATTGGTTACAGGATATACATCTATCCAGAAATCATCAATAGTAACCATCAAAGAATCTCTACCATATAAAGGAATATATTCTCCTCCTTTAATTTTTACAATTTTAGACTGACAATTTAAATTTATTGAATTTAGAAATATCAAAAAAATTGCCAGTCTTAAAATAATTTTCATTGTAATTTGTTTTATTTATTTTTAACTTCTTGCACCATTTTTATACTAACATTCGTTTTATTATTTCCCCAAGAATTGTACACATAAGTCATAACATCTGCAACCTCTTCCTCTGTTAAAGTTTGTCTCGTCATTACACTGTTATACTTCTTACCATTTACAGTGATTTCTCCTGTTTTTCCATTTAAAACGATACCAATTGCTCTATTTACATCAGCATTTAAATAATCTGATTTCGCTAAAGGAGGAAATGCATTTGGTATTCCTTGACCTTCTGCTTGATGACATGCAAAACAAGTATTCATATAAACTTGTTTTCCATCTTTCAATTTCTTTAACAATGATTTTTCTTTAACAACAGCCACTACTTTTTCCTTAGTCTCTTTTGTTTCAGGCATTGTTTGAATTGTTCCTCCTTCTGGATGATAAATTCCTTCTTGTTTTACACCTGAATATAAACTCTTTTTTTCTTCTCCTGTAACTTTTAACATTCCTAAAGCACCTTTATTAAAAGCTCTAAAAATTGCATGGTCCACTAAAATAAAGGTACCAGGAACCTCTACTTTAAAATCTACAATTGCAGCACCTCCAGCAGGTATTGATGTAGTTTGCACATTTTTATTGATTAAATCTCCACCTTCTACATGTACATTATCAAAAATTTCTCCAATAACGTGAAAAGACGATGTTAAGTTTGGCCCACCATTACCAACAAATAAACGAACAGTTTCACCCACATTTGCAGTAATTGCATTATCTCCTGTTAAGGCATTTACAGCACCATTAAAAACTACATAATCTGCATCTTCTTTAATCGCTTTTGTCATATCAAAAGGCTGTAATCCTCTTTCGCCAGTTGCTCCTTTTGTATAAAAATCTCCTTGCATAATATAATATTCTTTATCTACAGGTGGCAAACCTCCTTCTGGTTCTACTAAAATTAAACCATACATTCCGTTTGCAATATGCATTCCTACAGGTGCAGTTGCACAATGATAAACATATAAACCAGGATTTAAAGTTTTAAAAGAGAATGTTTTTTCATGACCTGGAGCAACAAAAGATGATTCTGCTCCACCTCCAGGACCTGTAACTGCATGTAAATCTATGTTATGAGGTAATTTATTATCTGGATGATTAGATAAGGTAAACTCAACCAAATCTCCTACTCTAGTTCTTATAAAACTTCCAGGTACAGAACCTCCAAAAGTCCAATATAAATATTGCACACCATCAGTCATGGTTCCTTCTTTTTCAATAATTTCCATATTAACAAGCAACTTTTTAGCAGATCTGTTACCAACTGGTGCTGGCACAAAAGGGGGTGATGTTAATTCTGCATCCATAGTTCCTTTAACATAGATATTTGCAGTATCTACAATTGCTATTTCTTGTTTTGATTCATTTTTACAGCTTGTTACTAACAAACTTACAATGAATAACAAACAGACTAATTTTAAAAATTTCATAGTGTATCGTTTTAAATGTATTACTTCAGTTAAAAAAGACCTTTTTATCTTTTTATGTTACAAAAATACAATCTCATTACTTTTAAAAACATGATAAATATCATATAAAAAGATAAAATTATCTTTTTATATTAGCCAAAAGAATTTTATGTTATCAAAAGCTAGTAAATACGCCATTGCTGCAGTTTTATACCTAACCAATAATGCTACAAAAGAGCAAAAAATAGGGTCTAAAATTATTGCAGAAAAATTAGAATTACCTGCACCTTTTTTAGCAAAAACAATGCAAGAACTCACAAAAAAAGGTTTAATAAAATCTGTAAAAGGTCCTCATGGAGGTTTTTATTTAAGTAAAAAAGATAAAGAAAATACAGTTTATGAAATTATTGATTGTGTAGATGATATTACAAAATTTGATCAATGTTACTTAGGGCAATCTGAATGTAGTGAAGAGAATCCTTGTGTAGTGCATTATTTGTATGTTCCATTTAAAAATGAGTTACTAAATAAATTTAAAAACAAAACAATTTTAGAAATGGCAACTGAATTTGCAAAAAATAATAAATTGAATGAAATTATAAAATGATTTCCATAAAAAAACAAATTCTAGTA
It includes:
- a CDS encoding SCO family protein, with the protein product MKSIKFILLFTTLTLLVSCDKKSKDETAKIEYQCPMKCEGEKVYSEKGTCPVCEMDLRLLSKASKKVLSTEISEESIFNLTSSWNTEEGKTITLKELKGKTLVMVMVYTTCKAACPRLTGDMRNIEQKIPAEYKDDVQFVFISIDPENDTPEKLKQFAVDNYIDGEQWTFLQGTESNVREFANVLAVKYKQISPLDFSHSNIISVFNPGGELVHQQEGLGVDNKETIAKIIETVNQ
- a CDS encoding formylglycine-generating enzyme family protein: MKIILRLAIFLIFLNSINLNCQSKIVKIKGGEYIPLYGRDSLMVTIDDFWIDVYPVTNKEYVDYVKKKPNWQRSKAIKLFVDESYLRDWQNDTLLNANQKLNSPITNISWFAAKSYCENQGKRLPTVDEWEYVAMANKTMPDARSLKNYNQFILSWYEKPKTFNQTIGSTFKNYWQVYDLHGLVWEWTSDFNSVLITGESRKDVDKDSNLFCGSAAINATDLMNYAAFMRYAIRGSLKAKYTMKNLGFRCVKDN
- the nirK gene encoding copper-containing nitrite reductase gives rise to the protein MKFLKLVCLLFIVSLLVTSCKNESKQEIAIVDTANIYVKGTMDAELTSPPFVPAPVGNRSAKKLLVNMEIIEKEGTMTDGVQYLYWTFGGSVPGSFIRTRVGDLVEFTLSNHPDNKLPHNIDLHAVTGPGGGAESSFVAPGHEKTFSFKTLNPGLYVYHCATAPVGMHIANGMYGLILVEPEGGLPPVDKEYYIMQGDFYTKGATGERGLQPFDMTKAIKEDADYVVFNGAVNALTGDNAITANVGETVRLFVGNGGPNLTSSFHVIGEIFDNVHVEGGDLINKNVQTTSIPAGGAAIVDFKVEVPGTFILVDHAIFRAFNKGALGMLKVTGEEKKSLYSGVKQEGIYHPEGGTIQTMPETKETKEKVVAVVKEKSLLKKLKDGKQVYMNTCFACHQAEGQGIPNAFPPLAKSDYLNADVNRAIGIVLNGKTGEITVNGKKYNSVMTRQTLTEEEVADVMTYVYNSWGNNKTNVSIKMVQEVKNK
- a CDS encoding RrF2 family transcriptional regulator, which translates into the protein MLSKASKYAIAAVLYLTNNATKEQKIGSKIIAEKLELPAPFLAKTMQELTKKGLIKSVKGPHGGFYLSKKDKENTVYEIIDCVDDITKFDQCYLGQSECSEENPCVVHYLYVPFKNELLNKFKNKTILEMATEFAKNNKLNEIIK